The Brachybacterium huguangmaarense genome contains a region encoding:
- a CDS encoding peptidoglycan-binding domain-containing protein: protein MKTYADGRALYLDFNRAQLKQGPWEVPPGSNRNWYSKRCGRGPEPWCVDAHAAGMIETGQAGGTLDTASTGVLRNYSREVGRYRGPRSATLGAAGIVLHNGATAHTDACVLIVSSSNPALAGGNTSNRGGSTADGGGYYSNRRGYMIGGGSWRLDGFHVPFFGISADDALQINKALGVGSVRYITAKTVARTKDFQRSQGLVVDGFPGVTTFARLVGSEVNEVVEEINTAIPLAVDGRYGVATHTKVQIRQGRPQDGRLGLGDLHALYAYFDLPVDDEISDQVRTAAQIGNAIVPKVWDHDPDHKGNASKLVRCLEAYVGVTVDRGIWGPELSRGIQRFINTFDAGFTAADRGIALARKHAAGIQ, encoded by the coding sequence ATGAAGACCTACGCCGACGGCCGCGCGCTTTACCTCGACTTCAACCGTGCCCAGCTCAAGCAGGGGCCGTGGGAGGTCCCGCCCGGCTCGAACCGCAACTGGTACTCCAAGCGCTGCGGCCGCGGCCCCGAGCCGTGGTGCGTCGACGCCCACGCGGCAGGCATGATCGAGACCGGCCAGGCCGGCGGCACCCTCGACACAGCCTCGACCGGCGTCCTCCGCAACTACTCCCGCGAGGTCGGCCGGTACCGCGGGCCCCGCTCGGCGACGCTCGGCGCTGCCGGGATCGTCCTGCACAACGGCGCGACCGCCCACACCGACGCATGCGTGCTCATCGTGTCCTCGTCCAACCCGGCGCTCGCCGGCGGCAACACCTCCAACCGGGGCGGCTCGACGGCGGACGGTGGTGGCTACTACTCCAACCGCCGCGGCTACATGATCGGCGGCGGCTCGTGGCGGCTGGATGGCTTCCACGTGCCGTTCTTCGGGATCTCCGCCGACGACGCGCTCCAGATCAACAAGGCCCTCGGCGTGGGCTCGGTGCGGTACATCACCGCCAAGACCGTCGCCCGCACCAAGGACTTCCAGCGATCGCAGGGCCTGGTCGTCGACGGCTTCCCCGGCGTGACGACGTTCGCGCGGCTCGTAGGCTCCGAGGTCAACGAGGTCGTCGAGGAGATCAACACCGCGATCCCCCTGGCCGTCGATGGCCGGTACGGCGTCGCGACGCACACGAAGGTGCAGATCCGGCAAGGTCGCCCGCAGGACGGTCGTCTCGGGCTCGGCGACCTCCACGCGCTCTACGCGTACTTCGATCTGCCGGTGGATGACGAGATCTCCGACCAGGTGCGCACCGCCGCCCAGATCGGCAACGCGATCGTCCCGAAGGTCTGGGATCACGACCCCGACCACAAGGGGAACGCGTCGAAGCTCGTGCGGTGCCTCGAGGCGTACGTGGGCGTGACCGTGGACCGCGGCATCTGGGGGCCTGAGCTGTCCCGCGGCATCCAGCGGTTCATCAACACGTTCGACGCCGGCTTTACCGCCGCCGACCGGGGCATCGCCCTGGCCCGCAAGCACGCCGCGGGAATCCAGTGA
- a CDS encoding phage tail family protein → MQSLMLTDSRGDVVLTASSRELDPNREYWLNGDIKGWVGGYTMRGENQERAGHGSFPTTRTRSPRTLELPLRVHAESWEAANVEKRRLSALLADGESATLRVEESGVPALEAVVERTGEILPSRVSPSTFGLSVPLTAPDPVLYGDERVTFLHPIGTGIGLRYPLFSPAGVLNYGTGITSNDPVFNGGNVEAWPTYLVVGDFPGGARITVAGRTVEWPWPINRGAPLEVRMAGSVWIGGTNVTHRATVRQWSSIPPGGSVSPDFSPLQGGDGWCEVHHRDTYM, encoded by the coding sequence GTGCAGTCGCTCATGCTGACCGACTCCCGCGGCGACGTCGTCCTCACGGCGTCGTCGCGGGAGCTTGATCCGAACCGCGAGTACTGGCTCAACGGGGACATCAAGGGCTGGGTCGGCGGCTACACGATGCGCGGTGAGAACCAGGAGCGGGCCGGCCACGGCTCGTTTCCGACGACACGCACACGCTCGCCGAGGACGCTGGAGCTGCCTCTGCGGGTCCACGCGGAGTCGTGGGAGGCGGCGAACGTGGAGAAGCGGCGCCTGTCGGCGCTGCTCGCTGATGGAGAGTCGGCGACGCTCCGTGTCGAGGAGTCGGGTGTGCCGGCGCTCGAGGCGGTCGTGGAGCGGACGGGCGAGATCCTGCCGTCCCGGGTGTCGCCGTCGACGTTCGGTCTGTCCGTGCCGCTGACGGCACCTGACCCTGTGCTGTACGGCGACGAACGGGTGACGTTCCTGCATCCGATCGGGACGGGCATCGGCCTGCGCTACCCGCTGTTCTCCCCGGCTGGGGTCCTGAACTACGGGACGGGCATCACGTCGAACGACCCGGTCTTCAACGGCGGCAACGTCGAGGCCTGGCCGACGTACCTCGTCGTCGGCGACTTCCCGGGTGGCGCTCGGATCACCGTCGCCGGGCGCACGGTCGAGTGGCCGTGGCCGATCAACCGGGGCGCTCCGCTCGAGGTGCGGATGGCTGGGTCCGTCTGGATCGGCGGCACCAACGTCACGCACCGCGCGACGGTGCGGCAGTGGTCGTCGATCCCGCCGGGCGGATCCGTCTCCCCTGACTTCTCTCCGCTGCAGGGCGGGGACGGGTGGTGCGAGGTGCACCACCGAGACACCTACATGTGA
- a CDS encoding phage major capsid protein translates to MYTYPGAPVKVGTDLTTTEIHHLMKSPALLRKRLETILDHRFIADYLLAGRYQAVGGAILYETGEEIFPADDPEAIAPGAEYPKTVMTVGELATARVQKWGEDSDVTDEAITRLLINPVDKALRKLANGMIRKVDSLALGVIASKVTETYVSSPWSSANAIIESVLLAKATAEEKYEAESYDYSVVALKPLQFAKVAASLIKSDLVPRESQNYALTGVIPDYMGLTWTTSTHAPFTDPILVDRDQLGGMADEKIASPGYSSLDGLEVKSIRDEKRDKYTVRARRVTVPVVMEPKAAIRITGTEI, encoded by the coding sequence ATGTACACGTACCCCGGCGCCCCGGTGAAGGTCGGGACCGACCTCACCACCACCGAGATCCACCACCTGATGAAGTCCCCGGCGCTCCTGCGCAAGCGGCTCGAGACGATCCTCGACCATCGCTTCATCGCCGACTACCTGCTCGCCGGCCGCTACCAGGCCGTCGGCGGAGCGATCCTCTACGAGACCGGCGAGGAGATCTTCCCCGCCGACGATCCGGAGGCCATCGCTCCCGGTGCCGAGTACCCCAAGACGGTCATGACCGTCGGGGAGCTCGCCACCGCGCGAGTCCAGAAGTGGGGCGAGGACTCCGACGTCACCGACGAGGCGATCACGCGCCTGCTGATCAACCCCGTCGACAAGGCCCTGCGGAAGCTCGCCAACGGCATGATCCGCAAGGTCGACAGCCTTGCCCTGGGTGTCATCGCCTCGAAGGTCACCGAGACCTACGTGTCGTCACCCTGGTCCTCGGCCAACGCGATCATCGAGTCCGTGCTGCTCGCCAAGGCCACCGCCGAGGAGAAGTACGAGGCCGAGAGCTACGACTACTCCGTGGTCGCGCTCAAGCCGCTGCAGTTCGCGAAGGTCGCCGCGTCGCTCATCAAGAGCGACCTCGTGCCGCGCGAGTCGCAGAACTACGCGCTGACGGGTGTCATCCCCGACTACATGGGGCTCACCTGGACGACGTCGACCCACGCGCCGTTCACCGACCCGATCCTCGTGGACCGTGACCAGCTCGGCGGCATGGCCGACGAGAAGATCGCGTCCCCCGGCTACTCCTCCCTCGACGGCCTGGAGGTCAAGTCGATCCGAGACGAAAAGCGGGACAAGTACACGGTGCGCGCTCGCCGCGTGACCGTGCCCGTCGTCATGGAGCCCAAGGCCGCCATCCGCATCACCGGAACGGAGATCTGA
- a CDS encoding NlpC/P60 family protein, with the protein MARSDAAWVDVLPRMKDFAAPLVKGVKDAAREAGIEGGKALSDSMSAEARKTNLNPLVEQLEKVEKAAKSSADQQAASARKAADEVGRAKQRIMTARAQESTATAQVVKAEGDLEKRRTVAATRSSEVQRAEQNLAAKRQDVSTSAEDLSKAEDDLADARRKSTSADADVAAAAAKVEAARARQAASAQKTSNEETALKAAITESKTAQAQAASAAEEHARAQAELGAAVEDAGQEATKAVPLWRRLWDGVGDTAGVKERVKSTLASVREEISKEGARIQSRGEALLGGLGKGLKWGAVGLGAGIAGGLGAAATGGFKRLADIEDARASLLGLKMSAQDVDRVMASALDSVKGTAFAMGDAASVAATMTAAGIKPGKDLTRTLSLVADSATIAKRDIGDMGLIWSSVASKGKLQGDDAMQLLESGIPIWQMVGEQMGITAGEAQELGSKGQVSFEVFRDAMEKNLGGAALKSGETVRGSFANMKAAVSRFGAAMLEGVFPLIAPALRSVTGWIDAATKAADPFFKAFTTGAKGLYDLLVGGNFTDALRNVFGWEEDSPAVDVLLNLRDAAISVAEWFQDHLWPVLQSVGSWIGDNLVPILSGVGAALTYLGGTAVVGAIGALVGVIGSAAAAIGWIPLAIGAAVSALTWFFTKTETGKAVLDGLIEVLGGVWEAVKVVATGDFHGGIFGLEEDNPIIGALISIHDTIVDVGGAVKTNLVDGWNAVTTAWQTGDAGDNPILGLLLKVKDIGTGVWDGIVGAVDRVKGALSGLGGSGEGLGQFVETLRWVGEQAGGYLSGVWNLFKGIGSFIAQVVTGVILPALSDLWNFVATVLAPIFMRLWTDYVGPALAGIGAAALWLYGNVLGPALTAIGWLLSNVVGPAFTWLYGNVVSPVITAIGAVVTFVFNSVVFPILDALKWVLTVAVPAAAQVLWGVISGVWNAIATITTWLYTNVIVPVWTAIQIAIAAVIAVVMTQVQAWMWLFQNVVAPIFSWLWQNVITPVWAGIQIAIANVVAWFQGTAWPIISNVITWVKTAFSVLKDALAYAWGYIRMNVIQPVVLWFLGTAWPTISSVIERIKGAFSTMKDALAHAWMLVRVNIIQPVLVWFLGTVKPTIDRVTGQISAAFTLMKDGIKSAWEKVRDAARAPVKFVIDTVYNSGLRANFNKVADTMKLPASVRLPAVSLPPGFAGGGLFSGILPGSSRMQDGDDQLIAARRGEGVLVSEGLRDPASRAAFLRTNELAKQGVPFSQVVSGGYAKGGIIDKVKDWGNDTIEWVKDAAGFAADIVTDPSGALKKLVDGALSGIPDAGVFSDMVKAVPRNIATALGDVVGSLLSPGAGDGGGGSVGNIPPGPRSGAVAKAATKLGARYVWGAAGPNTFDCSGLVLWAYQQALNTRLPRTANAQYGASKKISKSQAIPGDIVHWPGHIGLYAGGNSVLHASHSRWKVMYSGLWGNPGFGHFASGGIVPGAGGAGSSVKPMLYDKGGWLQPGYTLVNNASGTPEPIFPGKQGASIIQMLEAGGKGGRDITIPITATQLSEADVDRLADEILRRLHAQLSEIGD; encoded by the coding sequence ATGGCCCGATCCGATGCGGCATGGGTGGACGTGCTGCCGCGGATGAAGGATTTCGCCGCCCCCCTCGTCAAGGGCGTGAAGGACGCCGCTCGCGAGGCTGGCATCGAGGGTGGCAAGGCCCTCTCCGACTCCATGTCGGCCGAGGCGCGGAAGACGAACCTCAACCCGCTGGTCGAGCAGCTCGAGAAGGTCGAGAAGGCCGCGAAGTCGAGCGCCGACCAGCAGGCCGCGTCGGCCCGGAAGGCGGCAGACGAGGTCGGGCGCGCCAAGCAGCGGATCATGACCGCCCGCGCCCAGGAGTCCACCGCGACCGCTCAGGTCGTCAAGGCTGAGGGCGACCTGGAGAAGCGCCGCACGGTCGCTGCGACGCGCTCGAGCGAGGTCCAGAGGGCCGAGCAGAACCTCGCCGCGAAGCGGCAGGACGTGTCGACGTCGGCCGAGGACCTGTCCAAGGCCGAGGACGACCTCGCCGACGCACGCCGCAAGTCCACGTCCGCGGACGCCGATGTCGCCGCGGCGGCCGCGAAGGTCGAGGCCGCCCGTGCCCGGCAGGCCGCTTCGGCGCAGAAGACGTCGAACGAGGAGACCGCCCTCAAGGCGGCGATCACCGAGTCGAAGACCGCGCAGGCGCAGGCGGCGTCCGCGGCGGAGGAGCATGCGCGCGCGCAGGCCGAGCTGGGCGCCGCCGTCGAGGACGCCGGCCAGGAGGCCACCAAGGCGGTGCCGCTGTGGCGTCGTCTCTGGGACGGCGTGGGCGACACCGCGGGTGTCAAGGAGCGTGTGAAGTCGACGCTCGCGAGCGTCCGCGAGGAGATCTCGAAGGAGGGCGCGCGGATCCAGTCCCGCGGCGAGGCGCTCCTCGGGGGCCTCGGGAAGGGCCTCAAGTGGGGTGCGGTGGGGCTCGGCGCCGGCATCGCCGGTGGGCTCGGCGCCGCGGCCACAGGCGGCTTCAAGCGCCTGGCCGACATCGAGGACGCCCGGGCGTCTCTGCTCGGCCTCAAGATGTCCGCGCAGGACGTCGACCGCGTCATGGCCTCCGCCCTCGACTCGGTCAAGGGGACCGCGTTCGCGATGGGTGACGCGGCCTCGGTCGCGGCCACCATGACCGCCGCCGGCATCAAGCCCGGCAAGGACCTCACCCGGACCCTGTCGCTGGTCGCGGACTCCGCGACGATCGCCAAGCGCGACATCGGGGACATGGGCCTGATCTGGTCGTCTGTCGCCTCGAAGGGGAAGCTCCAGGGCGACGACGCGATGCAGCTGCTCGAGTCCGGCATCCCCATCTGGCAGATGGTCGGCGAGCAGATGGGCATCACCGCGGGCGAGGCCCAGGAGCTCGGCTCCAAGGGGCAGGTCTCCTTCGAGGTCTTCCGCGACGCCATGGAGAAGAACCTCGGCGGCGCCGCACTGAAGTCGGGCGAGACGGTCCGCGGGTCCTTCGCGAACATGAAGGCCGCGGTCTCGCGGTTCGGCGCCGCGATGCTCGAGGGTGTCTTCCCTCTGATCGCGCCCGCGCTGCGGAGCGTGACCGGCTGGATCGACGCCGCGACGAAGGCCGCCGACCCGTTCTTCAAGGCGTTCACGACCGGCGCGAAGGGCCTGTACGACCTCCTCGTCGGCGGGAACTTCACCGACGCGCTGCGCAACGTCTTCGGCTGGGAGGAAGACTCCCCGGCCGTCGACGTGCTGCTGAACCTGCGGGACGCCGCGATCTCCGTCGCCGAGTGGTTCCAGGACCACCTGTGGCCCGTGCTGCAGTCCGTGGGCTCCTGGATCGGCGACAACCTCGTACCGATCCTCTCCGGCGTCGGCGCCGCCCTGACCTATCTCGGCGGAACCGCCGTGGTCGGCGCCATCGGCGCACTGGTCGGCGTCATCGGCTCCGCGGCCGCCGCGATCGGCTGGATCCCTCTGGCGATCGGCGCGGCCGTCTCCGCGCTGACGTGGTTCTTCACGAAGACCGAGACGGGGAAGGCCGTCCTCGACGGCCTGATCGAGGTGCTCGGCGGTGTCTGGGAGGCCGTGAAGGTCGTCGCGACCGGCGACTTCCACGGCGGCATCTTCGGCCTCGAGGAGGACAACCCCATCATCGGGGCCCTCATCTCGATCCACGACACGATCGTGGACGTCGGCGGGGCCGTGAAGACCAACCTCGTCGACGGCTGGAACGCCGTCACCACGGCGTGGCAGACCGGCGATGCCGGCGACAATCCGATCCTCGGACTCCTGCTCAAGGTCAAGGACATCGGGACGGGCGTGTGGGACGGCATCGTCGGTGCCGTCGACCGCGTCAAGGGCGCCCTGTCCGGCCTCGGCGGCTCGGGCGAGGGGCTGGGCCAGTTCGTCGAGACCCTCCGCTGGGTCGGCGAGCAGGCCGGTGGCTACCTCTCCGGCGTCTGGAACCTCTTCAAGGGCATCGGCAGCTTCATCGCCCAGGTCGTCACCGGGGTCATCCTCCCCGCCCTGTCCGACCTCTGGAACTTCGTGGCGACCGTGCTCGCGCCGATCTTCATGCGCCTGTGGACCGACTACGTCGGACCGGCGCTCGCCGGGATCGGGGCGGCTGCTCTGTGGCTGTACGGGAACGTCCTCGGGCCCGCGCTGACGGCCATCGGGTGGCTGCTGTCCAACGTCGTCGGTCCCGCGTTCACGTGGCTCTACGGCAACGTCGTGTCGCCCGTGATCACCGCGATCGGCGCGGTCGTGACGTTCGTGTTCAACAGCGTCGTCTTCCCGATCCTCGACGCCCTGAAGTGGGTGCTGACGGTCGCAGTGCCGGCGGCCGCGCAGGTCCTGTGGGGTGTCATCTCCGGGGTCTGGAACGCGATCGCCACGATCACGACCTGGCTCTACACGAACGTCATCGTCCCGGTTTGGACGGCCATCCAGATCGCGATCGCAGCAGTGATCGCCGTCGTGATGACGCAGGTGCAGGCCTGGATGTGGCTGTTCCAGAACGTCGTCGCCCCGATCTTCTCCTGGCTGTGGCAGAACGTGATCACCCCCGTGTGGGCCGGGATCCAGATCGCGATCGCCAACGTCGTCGCCTGGTTCCAGGGGACGGCGTGGCCGATCATCTCGAACGTCATCACGTGGGTGAAGACCGCGTTCTCGGTGCTCAAGGACGCTCTGGCGTACGCCTGGGGCTACATCCGGATGAACGTGATCCAGCCGGTCGTGCTGTGGTTCCTCGGGACGGCGTGGCCGACGATCTCCTCGGTGATCGAGCGGATCAAGGGCGCTTTCTCCACGATGAAGGATGCCCTCGCGCACGCGTGGATGCTGGTCCGGGTCAACATCATCCAGCCGGTCCTGGTGTGGTTCCTCGGGACCGTGAAGCCGACGATCGACCGGGTCACCGGGCAGATCTCGGCGGCGTTCACCCTGATGAAGGACGGCATCAAGAGCGCGTGGGAGAAGGTTCGTGACGCCGCTCGCGCGCCGGTGAAGTTCGTGATCGACACGGTCTACAACTCGGGTCTGCGGGCGAACTTCAACAAGGTCGCGGACACGATGAAGCTGCCCGCCAGCGTCCGCCTGCCGGCGGTGAGCCTGCCACCCGGGTTCGCCGGTGGTGGTCTGTTCAGCGGGATCCTGCCCGGGTCGTCCCGGATGCAGGACGGTGACGATCAGCTGATCGCTGCGCGCCGCGGCGAGGGTGTCCTCGTCTCCGAGGGGCTTCGGGACCCGGCGTCCCGCGCCGCGTTCCTCCGGACCAACGAGCTCGCCAAGCAGGGCGTGCCGTTCTCGCAGGTCGTGTCCGGTGGGTACGCCAAGGGCGGCATCATCGACAAGGTCAAGGACTGGGGCAACGACACCATCGAGTGGGTCAAGGACGCCGCCGGCTTCGCTGCCGACATCGTGACCGACCCGTCGGGAGCGCTCAAGAAGCTCGTCGACGGTGCCCTGTCCGGGATCCCCGATGCCGGCGTGTTCTCCGACATGGTCAAGGCCGTGCCGCGGAACATCGCGACGGCTCTTGGCGACGTCGTCGGCTCGCTGCTGTCTCCCGGTGCCGGTGACGGTGGCGGCGGGTCGGTCGGGAACATCCCGCCCGGGCCCCGCTCGGGCGCCGTGGCGAAGGCCGCGACGAAGCTCGGCGCCCGTTACGTGTGGGGCGCTGCCGGGCCGAACACCTTCGACTGCTCGGGTCTCGTGCTCTGGGCATACCAGCAGGCTCTGAACACGCGGCTCCCCCGCACTGCGAACGCGCAGTACGGGGCGTCGAAGAAGATCTCGAAGTCGCAGGCGATCCCTGGCGACATCGTCCACTGGCCCGGCCATATCGGCCTCTACGCTGGCGGGAACTCGGTGCTGCACGCGTCGCACTCCCGGTGGAAGGTCATGTACTCGGGGCTCTGGGGCAATCCGGGATTCGGCCACTTCGCGTCCGGTGGGATCGTCCCCGGCGCCGGCGGTGCCGGATCCTCGGTCAAGCCGATGCTCTACGACAAGGGTGGCTGGCTCCAGCCCGGCTACACGCTCGTGAACAACGCCTCGGGCACGCCTGAGCCGATCTTCCCGGGCAAGCAGGGCGCCTCGATCATCCAGATGCTCGAGGCAGGTGGGAAGGGTGGCCGGGACATCACGATCCCGATCACCGCCACGCAGCTGTCCGAAGCCGACGTCGACCGCCTGGCTGACGAGATCCTGCGCCGTCTGCACGCCCAGCTATCTGAGATCGGAGACTGA
- a CDS encoding SOS response-associated peptidase, producing the protein MCGRFVLEIDEAGLLHAYVATKGGDGRDWTPTYSIAPSTMAPVIREHVDDDGQTVRMVEPARWGLQPSWAKDKGPRPINARYEGVTSNGMFRSAFASQRVVVPMSGYYEWVETETGKQPYYVHPREGGLLHAAGLAAARREGEGWAVTFTIITREARDAAGQVHDRMPAYLPDDLLADWLAPGKLEQVEREHLHSELGAASETIARDLVTHPVDRKVNSTRAADRSDASLIRPVEFG; encoded by the coding sequence ATGTGCGGGAGATTCGTGCTCGAGATCGACGAGGCAGGGCTCCTGCATGCGTACGTCGCCACCAAGGGAGGTGACGGCAGGGACTGGACGCCCACATACTCGATCGCCCCGTCCACCATGGCCCCGGTGATCCGCGAGCACGTCGACGACGACGGGCAGACCGTCAGGATGGTCGAGCCCGCACGGTGGGGCCTGCAACCGTCATGGGCGAAGGACAAGGGACCGAGGCCGATCAACGCGCGCTACGAGGGCGTGACGAGCAACGGCATGTTCCGCAGCGCGTTCGCGTCCCAGAGGGTCGTCGTGCCGATGAGCGGCTACTACGAGTGGGTCGAGACCGAGACAGGGAAGCAGCCGTACTACGTGCACCCCCGCGAGGGCGGTCTCCTGCACGCGGCCGGTCTCGCCGCCGCGCGCAGGGAGGGTGAGGGCTGGGCGGTGACGTTCACGATCATCACCCGGGAGGCGCGCGACGCCGCCGGCCAGGTCCACGACCGGATGCCCGCCTACCTCCCCGACGACTTGCTCGCCGACTGGCTCGCCCCCGGGAAGCTCGAGCAGGTCGAACGCGAGCACCTGCACTCCGAGCTCGGCGCGGCATCCGAGACGATCGCGCGTGACCTCGTCACCCACCCCGTCGACCGGAAGGTCAACAGCACGCGGGCCGCGGACCGGTCAGACGCGTCGCTGATTAGGCCGGTCGAGTTCGGGTGA
- a CDS encoding MucR family transcriptional regulator, with protein MTTPEPRHGYLDEWDGRLICHECGRGYLHLATHARAAHDLTAAEYRERHGLGMSTSLVASSVAADMRERASRPEVLARLATVRDPDALAAHRGRQSWRPEVVRKAVDRGASTRVPVPDALVRGMPPWEDLLAWTSSAHGIIAQGYAVRALADACGRSQATVAQRLRRHPRT; from the coding sequence ATGACGACCCCCGAGCCGCGCCACGGCTACCTCGACGAGTGGGACGGCCGACTGATCTGCCACGAGTGCGGCCGCGGCTACCTCCACCTCGCGACCCACGCCCGCGCAGCCCACGACCTCACGGCCGCCGAGTACCGCGAGCGCCACGGCCTCGGCATGTCGACCAGTCTCGTCGCGTCCTCCGTCGCGGCCGACATGCGGGAGCGTGCCTCCCGCCCCGAGGTGCTCGCCCGACTCGCAACCGTCCGCGACCCCGATGCCCTGGCGGCGCACCGGGGTCGGCAGTCGTGGAGGCCCGAGGTCGTCCGCAAGGCCGTCGACCGCGGCGCATCCACCCGCGTCCCCGTCCCCGACGCACTGGTCCGAGGGATGCCGCCGTGGGAGGACCTCCTCGCATGGACCAGCTCAGCACACGGGATCATCGCCCAGGGCTACGCCGTGCGCGCCCTCGCGGACGCCTGCGGCCGATCCCAGGCCACCGTCGCCCAGCGGCTGCGACGCCACCCGCGCACCTGA
- a CDS encoding phage Gp19/Gp15/Gp42 family protein, which translates to MSDESWATPEQIAAPWRPLTVAERTRAEALIASVQRDIIRRWPSVPDRLERGKLAKQDLVDVVTYMVLPILGGPPFPGARSWQVTSGSESRSVTLDAAGNPRNPWDYASWMIDILDPDARAQAAPIGSFPDAQPFDRLFPVWPEAYR; encoded by the coding sequence GTGAGCGATGAGTCCTGGGCGACGCCCGAGCAGATCGCCGCACCGTGGCGTCCCCTGACCGTCGCGGAGCGGACGCGTGCGGAGGCGCTGATCGCCTCGGTGCAGCGCGACATCATCCGCCGATGGCCGAGCGTGCCGGACCGCCTCGAGCGCGGCAAGCTCGCCAAGCAGGACCTCGTCGACGTCGTCACCTACATGGTGCTGCCGATCCTCGGTGGGCCCCCGTTCCCGGGGGCCCGGTCGTGGCAGGTCACGTCGGGGTCGGAGTCGCGGTCGGTCACGCTCGACGCGGCGGGCAACCCGCGGAACCCGTGGGACTACGCGTCGTGGATGATCGACATCCTGGACCCGGACGCCCGCGCGCAGGCCGCACCGATCGGGTCGTTCCCCGACGCGCAGCCGTTCGATCGGCTGTTCCCCGTCTGGCCGGAGGCGTACCGATGA
- a CDS encoding head maturation protease, ClpP-related → MTDTRMPPRARSREWFRMDADEDQRVAQVYLYDAIDPWWGVSAKDFARAWNELDVDHVDLFINSPGGDVFDALAILNVIRRSDAKVVAHVDGIAASAASFIAMGADEVVMGRNSELMIHDASGLCWGRAEDMQKMADDLGRISGNIASIYAEKTGGTVDEWRTAMLAETWYSADEAVTAGLADRVDRDRDEAEVKNRIDLSIFNHAGRADAPAPALHEHHRAAAVLAVGAHRPPAEPADPTHTQKEGPDIMPDIKKGLIDRLGISDAEVTDEDILAAVDEALAERAEAQPTNAEFAPPAGTVLMDADQLDELRSQAAQGVEARNQQVADRRAQIVDSAINDGRVAPARREHWLAQLTADEEGAAAVLNTLAPGTIPLAAKGFTGGVNEATDEDLYNRAWPQTEKEA, encoded by the coding sequence ATGACCGACACCCGTATGCCGCCCCGGGCCCGCTCGCGCGAGTGGTTCCGCATGGACGCTGACGAGGACCAGCGCGTCGCACAGGTCTACCTCTACGACGCGATCGACCCCTGGTGGGGCGTGTCCGCCAAGGACTTCGCGCGCGCCTGGAACGAGCTCGACGTCGACCACGTCGACCTGTTCATCAACTCCCCCGGCGGTGACGTCTTCGACGCCCTCGCGATCCTCAACGTGATCCGCCGGTCCGACGCGAAGGTCGTGGCGCACGTCGACGGGATCGCCGCGTCCGCCGCGTCCTTCATCGCGATGGGCGCCGACGAGGTCGTGATGGGCCGCAACTCTGAGCTCATGATCCACGACGCCTCTGGTCTCTGCTGGGGCCGCGCCGAGGACATGCAGAAGATGGCCGACGACCTCGGGCGGATCAGCGGCAACATCGCCTCGATCTACGCGGAGAAGACCGGCGGCACGGTCGACGAGTGGCGGACCGCGATGCTCGCCGAGACCTGGTACTCCGCCGACGAAGCGGTCACCGCCGGCCTCGCCGACCGTGTCGACCGCGACCGGGACGAGGCCGAGGTGAAGAACCGCATCGACCTCTCGATCTTCAACCATGCCGGCCGCGCCGACGCCCCCGCACCCGCCCTCCACGAGCACCACCGCGCCGCGGCAGTGCTCGCCGTCGGCGCCCACAGACCTCCGGCCGAGCCGGCGGACCCCACCCACACCCAGAAGGAAGGACCGGACATCATGCCGGACATCAAGAAGGGGCTGATCGACCGGCTCGGCATCAGCGACGCCGAGGTGACCGACGAGGACATCCTCGCGGCCGTCGACGAGGCGCTCGCCGAGCGTGCCGAGGCCCAGCCCACCAACGCCGAGTTCGCACCGCCCGCGGGCACCGTGCTCATGGACGCCGACCAGCTCGACGAGCTCCGCTCGCAGGCCGCGCAGGGCGTCGAGGCGCGGAACCAGCAGGTCGCCGACCGTCGCGCCCAGATCGTGGACTCCGCGATCAACGACGGCCGTGTCGCGCCCGCCCGCCGGGAGCACTGGCTCGCGCAGCTCACCGCCGACGAGGAGGGCGCCGCCGCGGTGCTCAACACCCTCGCCCCCGGCACCATCCCCCTCGCCGCGAAGGGCTTCACGGGCGGGGTCAACGAGGCCACGGACGAGGACCTCTACAACCGGGCCTGGCCCCAGACCGAGAAGGAGGCCTGA
- a CDS encoding DUF2190 family protein: MAEYVPLFTPGSAVTYTAQSDVIGGRLVEIVGDRAVAHAAADSAKVVGVAGFDAAAGEPVTVYSGGVQRPTAASAIAAGDSVSAAADGKAATGDTNPVGIALAAAAAGAPVQTKFDR; this comes from the coding sequence ATGGCCGAGTACGTCCCCCTGTTCACCCCCGGCTCCGCGGTCACGTACACCGCGCAGTCGGACGTCATCGGTGGCCGCCTCGTCGAGATCGTCGGGGACCGCGCGGTCGCGCACGCCGCCGCGGACTCCGCGAAGGTCGTCGGCGTCGCCGGGTTCGACGCCGCCGCGGGCGAGCCCGTCACCGTCTACTCCGGGGGCGTCCAGCGGCCCACCGCCGCGTCCGCGATCGCCGCCGGAGACAGCGTGTCCGCCGCCGCCGACGGCAAGGCCGCCACCGGGGACACCAACCCCGTCGGCATCGCGCTCGCCGCGGCGGCCGCCGGCGCACCCGTCCAGACCAAGTTCGATCGCTGA